CCAACTAAACTAACGATAGTTTCCGTTTTTGGTTCCGGTAAGGGTTGATCAGCTGAATTTGTATTAGCATCGTTTTCTTGTTTTGGTAAGGTTGGCGGAACAGTGACAGCTGGCATATCAATGTTTGATTCAGATAAGGTAAGCAAATTGGTATTACTATCGGGTTTTGTTTCTAATAACGTTGGAGTAACCAACACAGCATTATTGTCGGTTTGTGTTGTCGGGGCAGCCAAAGCGGAAGTAGTATCGGCTTTTGGTTCAGAGGAGTTTTTAGGTTCTGACACATCAGCATTAGATTTAGATTTTTGTTTATATGAGAAAGCACGAATAACCTTTTGGTAAAATCCCCATGATAGATTTTTTTCCCTAATGGGGCGTTGCCCAAGTGGATTTTCCTGTACGAATTTTTGGACATCCTCAGCTGATGCTAACCTTTCAAGATAAACACGAAGGTCGCCTTTTGGTCCTGTGATGACACATCAACAATATGACAAGTAGCTTGTGTGATAAACATGTCATGATTATGTGGAGATGGCAAAACAGACGGGTCGGGTCAATAAAGCTGCCTTTTTGGTACGGATCAACCCAAAAAACCTTTTATCCTAAAGCTCAAAAACATCTATATAGAATTGTGAAAAAAATGAGTACAAAAATTTATACTATTTCAATTATAACCTTATATTAGAAATAAAATGATTTAGAAAGCTTTATGCATCATAAATACACTTAGGCAGGTTTTGACCAGTTTCTCCAGTTTCAGTTGATTTATGGATTTGATCCGTTAAAGTTAAAACTGCTTAATAGACCCATTCATTAAGTAACAGAGTTCAAATTTGGCTTCGTTAGAAATATAAGCAAATAGTTACATATTAGTCGTACATAATACATAAACATCATGAATATAAAGAGGCTAAAATGACTCACCTAAGAAATTATCTTCTGTCATTGAGTAACGCCAAGAATAAGGGAATATTGCAGTATGTggctgaaaaaaataaataaaggtatGTTAACAAAAGGGATAATACAATAACTTTAATGTAAAAATAGAAACAAACTTAGAAATAAGGGGAAGGGGTGATTGGATATATGTTCTGTGTTTCTGACAGAGTGACAGTAATTATGTGCTACCGATACAAAGATAATCAGCAAAGCgcagtagcaaatagtgtttagataaataaaaatgaccaacaaattataattttttttcttgtCTAGGAGTAAAAAGTGTCACGGACAAGTAGTTTTATTGTACCTATCGATAACTAGTTTTGCACTTGCAATCTGTATGAAAATAATTATTTGACCATAGTTTAATAAGATAATGACATGTAGAATCTTTCGATGCAACCATTAAAAACCGACAGCACTAATCCAAGCACCCCTGGAAAATAATAAAGAAAGACGACTAACGGGATTTAGAAGAGCCTTGTGTGGAGCGTGTTCTATAAGTAGAGTATTCGTTTCATCGTACTCTCCTATATTCCAAGGTAGATCGGGATCTTGTTTTTCCCATAACATTCTAAGTTCCTTTAAAAATAAGGTTTTCGAAATGTTCTCAACTGTAGGGAATCCAGTGTCGGTACAGTCAGCTATATCCTGCAGAAAAAcacaattttaattattatttaaagaaacCATAAGAAATAGATCATAGCAGACACATTATATAAAGTAAATTTGATTCATTCATACGCAAAGACCAAATTCATACTAGTTCATCGATTAAATTATATAAGAAAAAGAGTAACCGAAAaccaataaaaaaaattataactgAAAAAAATTAAAAGGGCTTACCCAACAAAAAAGCAATTTGTCTTGCAAGTCCCTCAGAACGCAGTCTACAATCCATTCCATATTTCTTCTGTACGAAGTGTGTAAACGTGCATGAGTACAAAAGATTACACTAAAGGACAAAAGAGCATAAACTAAGTTGTACAAGGTTATTAGAGTAAATAGTGTTCCACACAAGTGACGAGAGTTAATTAAttttcttaaaataaaactaagaaATTAGAGGCCCCAAATTGGGCAGGACAATCAAGATTGGATAATATCAACAACGGGTGACTTTTATAGTAATATAAAATACCTCAAATATGTATAGAAAAGTTATATCTTTACAATAAAATCCAAATCTTTGATAAAGCGTTCCGGGAAGATATGCGAATAGCAATTTTAACTTCCGGGCAATTTGCTTTTTAACTAAATTTTTTTGTAAAACCTGTTTGATGATAAAAATAACCCAAAGTGAACCATTCATAAGAAAAATGGTCAGCTTACCAACTCCTTAAATAACAAGAGCTAAAACAATTATTTGACTTGGTTGATGTAAAAATTTAACCCAAAACAGCACACTCTAAaaaaaatgggtcaaaattaccaaCTCTTAAAGTAGATATTGAATATATTAGAGTACCTGGACATTGACGACCAGACACCTACATTGAACCTCTCGAAGCAAAATTTCAAAAACTCGTCACAATATGGTCTTTTATACACTACAACAACAAAGAATGATCAAAGCAGTGCAATAATGAGCAGTATAACAAATAAATAAAGGTAACAAGGGTGGCAAGTTGGGTAATGGGTCTGGATTAGGCTGACTCAAAAAACACTCTTTTTTCATATTTTGATCTTTCTATATAAATTGATGCATTTATTATAACTAAGGAAGTAAAAAATTACAAATATAAACTTAATCGAGatctttaaaatataattattttaagTGGTGATAAACATCAAACTGTGGCAACAACCTGTTTAACCCCTTTACCCTATTGGCTTTTGCCCAATTTGCCCCCTTTGAAATATTTTAGATCACACAACCCAAATCAACCTATTTAAAACTAAATGTGTCAAAACTACCATCTTCAATAACTTTGAAATGATCACCACTAAAAACAAATCCAAACCTGCTCTCGGTCCTTGTATTATGTCTGCTTTATATCCTTCATGTGGAACCGTAACATCAACAACTAACCCAGACAGATCAAGAACAATAAGTTTTTTCCTAGAACGAGAGGGACCCGCGTCTGGCTCGTTAGTACCAATGACCTTACTATAAAACTTCCACGATTTATTGTTATATGAAATTGGTAGTTGGCCAAACgggttttgctctatataattttgGACATTATCTGATGCTGCCAACTTTTCAAGATAATTACGAAGGTTGCCATCAGGTCCTGCAAAGGCAAAGCACAATTATAAGTAGTGCTAAACATAATTAAAAAAACTATCTTGTTATAATATATATGCCTATATATACCTATATGCATAAACTATAACTTTAACCTATGAATTAATATGTATTAAAGATTAAAGATAAACTTTGGGACCTTTACACATATTTTGTCCATTTGACCAATTCCCATTTTAACTGAATCATTTATTTGGTTACAATAACAACCAGTTATAAATTTGACACAACCCAAAAACAACTGATAAACAATCACACAAAACATATTAGTTACAATTTCGACAGGCATACATGACACGTTAAGTCACAACTTCGACAAGAAATAACTCATAAACAATCACAAAACAGATTCTAGTTTACTCATTACTTGGTTTCCTCCATTGGGATGAATCATCAGCCCAAGACAAATAAATGCTCTATAGAATTACTGCAAGTTGCAGAAGGTGGCAGTTTAGACCCATTCATTTGGTTTATATATAAAGAGAGCATCTAAAAAGTTCAAAGGTCTCCCAAAATGTATATTTAAGACATAAATATAAGGTGGAAATATCAAAAAACTTAGATTATTTAATCATAATGTAATTTTATTGTAATCGTACTTGACACGCTAACTATTTCTTACGACGACTAAAAAGTGTTTCGGATCAACCAGAGCCCAAATAAATTACTCGTTTACCAACCTAACCAACCTGCCAAAATCGACACCTTAAAGGCTCTAACTAATCAGATAGCAAATATTTGTGCAAGTAGAAGGTGCAAATTTGTTTCTGCGACAATTATATCATGCAAAATTCTAAAGAGATTGTGACGACTACATAGAAGAGAAAAGCTATGTATATACGCAATCATAAGGTACCATATAACCTTCTATGAGTAATGAAATGAGTAGTAAAGATACGACTgaaaatataaaaatgaaaatgTGGTACACAAGGACTTACCTAAACCATTATCTTGGGTATCACGATAGTTGTAACTATAGGGGAATATTGCAGTATGCGGCTGAAAATTAAAATGAAACAATTTTAGAAAATTAAGTAATTAACACCTTAGATTTACGATAAAAGATGAAaacattataaataataaataaacaagACAGCGTACGGGGTTGCGTAACGCCTTGTATGGTGAATCATCTAAAAGAAGTGTGTTTGATTTGTTATACACTCCTTTATCCCACGGAAGATTTGGATCATGTTTTTCCCATAACTTTTTTAGTT
This genomic window from Rutidosis leptorrhynchoides isolate AG116_Rl617_1_P2 chromosome 2, CSIRO_AGI_Rlap_v1, whole genome shotgun sequence contains:
- the LOC139893884 gene encoding uncharacterized protein isoform X1 yields the protein MGEAERNMECDCAPVKKRKLREHQVNNSESNKKPNVVSQNENGNSTCTPAETSSTEEVVNHDDACNDVKEIQMESSQVESFHIEQESNESKNATKTEGSILTTDELSKNAESQMDNCLTKLDTDKESVSKVTKEDSGRSHPKKKLLILDVNGLLVDIVLNPEPGYKADFMIGAKSAFKRPYCDDFLKFCFERFNVGVWTSRTRRNIERVLDFLMKDTQRQLLFCWDQSHCTETGYNTIENTGKPLVLKELKKLWEKHDPNLPWDKGVYNKSNTLLLDDSPYKALRNPPHTAIFPYSYNYRDTQDNGLGPDGNLRNYLEKLAASDNVQNYIEQNPFGQLPISYNNKSWKFYSKVIGTNEPDAGPSRSRKKLIVLDLSGLVVDVTVPHEGYKADIIQGPRAVYKRPYCDEFLKFCFERFNVGVWSSMSRRNMEWIVDCVLRDLQDKLLFCWDIADCTDTGFPTVENISKTLFLKELRMLWEKQDPDLPWNIGEYDETNTLLIEHAPHKALLNPPHTAIFPYSWRYSMTEDNFLGPKGDLRVYLERLASAEDVQKFVQENPLGQRPIREKNLSWGFYQKVIRAFSYKQKSKSNADVSEPKNSSEPKADTTSALAAPTTQTDNNAVLVTPTLLETKPDSNTNLLTLSESNIDMPAVTVPPTLPKQENDANTNSADQPLPEPKTETIVSLVGQSSVEPELAVTTSADLTSMEPKNETKPDVTTLVVAPTLLEPKSNGEQKTETSIASAASTLLDQETETTNALAAPTFLEHKSDTIPDVAD
- the LOC139893884 gene encoding uncharacterized protein isoform X2, which gives rise to MECDCAPVKKRKLREHQVNNSESNKKPNVVSQNENGNSTCTPAETSSTEEVVNHDDACNDVKEIQMESSQVESFHIEQESNESKNATKTEGSILTTDELSKNAESQMDNCLTKLDTDKESVSKVTKEDSGRSHPKKKLLILDVNGLLVDIVLNPEPGYKADFMIGAKSAFKRPYCDDFLKFCFERFNVGVWTSRTRRNIERVLDFLMKDTQRQLLFCWDQSHCTETGYNTIENTGKPLVLKELKKLWEKHDPNLPWDKGVYNKSNTLLLDDSPYKALRNPPHTAIFPYSYNYRDTQDNGLGPDGNLRNYLEKLAASDNVQNYIEQNPFGQLPISYNNKSWKFYSKVIGTNEPDAGPSRSRKKLIVLDLSGLVVDVTVPHEGYKADIIQGPRAVYKRPYCDEFLKFCFERFNVGVWSSMSRRNMEWIVDCVLRDLQDKLLFCWDIADCTDTGFPTVENISKTLFLKELRMLWEKQDPDLPWNIGEYDETNTLLIEHAPHKALLNPPHTAIFPYSWRYSMTEDNFLGPKGDLRVYLERLASAEDVQKFVQENPLGQRPIREKNLSWGFYQKVIRAFSYKQKSKSNADVSEPKNSSEPKADTTSALAAPTTQTDNNAVLVTPTLLETKPDSNTNLLTLSESNIDMPAVTVPPTLPKQENDANTNSADQPLPEPKTETIVSLVGQSSVEPELAVTTSADLTSMEPKNETKPDVTTLVVAPTLLEPKSNGEQKTETSIASAASTLLDQETETTNALAAPTFLEHKSDTIPDVAD